GGACTCATGTACACACATGCTCATCTGCGGTATTGTGAAGCACTTGCTTATATGGGAAAATCAAATGAATTTTTCACACAATTGAATCTAACAAACCCAATCGGTATCAATAAACGGATTCCCCAAAGTCGGATCAGGCAATCTAATTGTTATTACTCGAGCTCGGATGCATTTTTTTTGGATAGAGAGGATGCAGAAAAAAATTACGAAATGTTATGGAAAGGAGATATCCAACTCGAAGGAGGTTGGAGGGTTTATTCCAGTGGTCCTGGAATCTTTTTAAAATTATTTTATGAGTCGCTGCTTGGGATCCAATGTTTCCATGATGGAATTATTTTTGATCCCATGATGCCTAAAGATTTCAACGGGCTTAAAATCAACTTCGATCGATTTGATACAAAATTCGAAGCCATATACAATATACAGCCTGAGAATGGATGTATCCATTCCATTCAATTCAATGGTGTTAACATTCCTTTGGAACGACTATCTAATCCATATCGATTGGGGGGATTCAAAGTGAATCAAGAAATGATTCTAAAGTATAAAAAGGAAGGAATCAATACTTTCGTGATACGAATCGAGTAAAAAACGTATGAGTGAATCTTTCACACCCATACGTTTTCCGATTTTTCCTTTTAGTAAGGAATGTTAAATGGCGCTTTTGCCTTTTTCGCCAGTTCTGATTCGAATCACTTCTTCTAATGGAGTGATAAAAATCTTACCGTCACCAATTTTTCCATCTCCACTTTTAGCTGCTTTTAAAATAGCATCTACAGTTGGTTTCACGAATTCATCATTTACAGCAATTTCCAATCTTACTTTTCTAAGAAGGTTCACTGTGTATTCATGGCCACGGAAAACTTCTGTTTTTCCTTTTTGTTGTCCATAACCTTGAACATCTGATACTGTTAAACGATAAATTTCGTTTTTCGTTAACTCTGCTTTAACTTCTTCCAACTTATGTGGTTGGATGATTGCAATGATCATTTTCATAATGTTTAACTCCTATTTCCTTACCCACGAACTCGGATATTAAAATCTGGGTAAGCTTCTGCTCCGTGTTCCCCAAGATCCAATCCACTCAATTCTTCTTCTTCACTTACTCGGATTCCACCAGCTAGTTTTAACACAAACCAAAGGATAAGAGATACAACAAAAGTAAATCCACCGATAGCCAATATTCCATAAATTTGAGTTACGATTGAAGGAACTTCTACTCCAGCAGGAGCACCTTCGTAACCGAAGATGGCAACCGCTAAGGTTCCCCAAATACCACAAACTAAGTGAACGGAAGTTGCTCCAACAGGATCATCAATCTTCATTTTATCAAAAAATAACACTGACAATACGACGAGAACTCCAGAAACCGCACCAATAATTGCAGCAGATGTTGGGCTAACAATCGCACATGGAGCAGTGATACCCACAAGACCTGCAAGTGTACCGTTTAGAATCATACCAAGGTCTGGCTTTTTTAAGATGATCCAAGCAGTGACAGTTGATGCTAGTGCACCAAGCGCAGCAGAGATGTTCGTTGTCACAATCACATGAGACATTACGCTACCATCACCAACTCCCATCGTTGAACCTGGGTTGAATCCAAACCATCCGAGCCAAAGGATTAGAGTTCCTAAAGCAGCAGAAGTCATGTTGTGACCAAGGATTGGTTTGATACGTCCGTCTGGTAAGAATTTTCCTTTTCTTGCACCAAGAACAATGGCTCCAGCAAGGGCAGCCCAACCACCTACAGAGTGTACTACGGTGGAACCAGCAAAGTCATGAAAACCAAGTCCTGCTAACCATCCGCCTCCCCATACCCAATGGCCTGTGAAAGGATACATCACAGCAACTAGGATAAAGGAGAATATTAAAAAGGAATGAAACTTAATTCGTTCGGCAACTGCTCCCGATACAATGGTAGCTGCAGTCGCTGCGAAAACGAGTTGGAAGAAAAATTTTGCAAGAAGGGGAACTCCTGTCCAATTCATGGAAGAGTAAACACCTTTGTATTCATCTCCTATGGCAGGAGAGTTATCAAGACCACCTAGGAAAAATAATCCATCTGTTGCATAAAATGGAGTTCCGTCACCAAACATGAGTCCCCATCCAATGGCCCAATAAGAGAAAGTTGCCGCAGCAAAAACGATAAAGTTTTTTGCTAAGATGTTCACTGTGTTTTTTGATTGTGCAAAACCTGATTCAACGAGAGCAAAACCAGCATTCATAAAGAACACCAACATACCTGCAACTAATACCCATAATGTGTCTAGTCCTACAGTTAATGTTTGGATTGCTTTTGCGGTTTCTTCTGCTGGGTTCACGACGGTTGCAGCTTCATCTGCAAAAAGGAACATCGGAACTACCAGGAGAAGGAAGGCGATTGATTTGAAATATTGTTTCATATTGCCATGTATCCTTTCCATGTTATTTGCTGAAGAAGGATGCAAGATTGGTACCCGATGAGAAAAATCGATTCAAATTGTCCAAAAAAAATCAAGTGGTGCCTAAAAACCCTCCAATATGCCTTAAAATCCAATCTGACCATTTAGCAGTGGAAACCAACTTCACTAGAACTCTTACTCAATCTGATGTTTTCAAAAACAGAATGATTAAATTATAAGCAATCCGCCTTATGAAATAAGATCTGTCCAAAAAAACCATTACAAGCAGACTCCATTCCCCCTCTAATAGGAGTGAATTCTGAACGTATCCGTATCTGTAACGACAAACCGATTCGTAACCATAAAACCTATGTCCTCTATTGGATGCAAGCCTACAGACGGTTTGATGCCAACCATGCCTTCGAACATGCAGTAAAACTTGCTCGTGAATTAGGTAAAGAACTCATTGTATACGAAGGCCTACGTATGGATTATCCGTGGAATTCAGAACGAATTCACAAATTTATCTTGGAAGGTATGTATGAGAACCAAACAAGAGCAGACGAACTCGGAATCAATTATTGGCCCTTTGTCGAAACTCCACAAAATTTAGGAAAAGGTTTACTCAAGGAGATATGCGAGAACGCATGTGTGATCATCACTGATGACTTTCCATGTTTTATCATACCAGAACAAACAGCAAAGTTAGCACAAAAGATAGACTGCCAATTACTTTCGGTAGATGGAAATTCGATCATCCCCTTCTCTCGGTTTCAAAAACCAGCAAGTGCAGCAAGAATCCTTCGTTTATGGATCCATAAAGAATTGAACTCCAATTTTCCGTCTCCCAGTAAACCCATTTGGAAAAA
This genomic interval from Leptospira limi contains the following:
- a CDS encoding ammonium transporter, giving the protein MKQYFKSIAFLLLVVPMFLFADEAATVVNPAEETAKAIQTLTVGLDTLWVLVAGMLVFFMNAGFALVESGFAQSKNTVNILAKNFIVFAAATFSYWAIGWGLMFGDGTPFYATDGLFFLGGLDNSPAIGDEYKGVYSSMNWTGVPLLAKFFFQLVFAATAATIVSGAVAERIKFHSFLIFSFILVAVMYPFTGHWVWGGGWLAGLGFHDFAGSTVVHSVGGWAALAGAIVLGARKGKFLPDGRIKPILGHNMTSAALGTLILWLGWFGFNPGSTMGVGDGSVMSHVIVTTNISAALGALASTVTAWIILKKPDLGMILNGTLAGLVGITAPCAIVSPTSAAIIGAVSGVLVVLSVLFFDKMKIDDPVGATSVHLVCGIWGTLAVAIFGYEGAPAGVEVPSIVTQIYGILAIGGFTFVVSLILWFVLKLAGGIRVSEEEELSGLDLGEHGAEAYPDFNIRVRG
- a CDS encoding P-II family nitrogen regulator — encoded protein: MKMIIAIIQPHKLEEVKAELTKNEIYRLTVSDVQGYGQQKGKTEVFRGHEYTVNLLRKVRLEIAVNDEFVKPTVDAILKAAKSGDGKIGDGKIFITPLEEVIRIRTGEKGKSAI